In one Thermococcus sp. 2319x1 genomic region, the following are encoded:
- a CDS encoding PINc/VapC family ATPase: protein MKVFVADTSVIVDGRLTQYLNRIDEKVKVIIPEAVVAEIEHQANEGKAIGHTGLEELKKLRKLADEDKILLEFYGERPDLWQIRRAKAGEIDHMIREVARELNAILITGDQVQRDIAIAKGIEVIYLESRKEVKHRLEDFFDEHTMSVHLKAGVKPLAKKGKPGQWRLVPIRDEELTDEELEEIADDIVERAKRDPESFIELDEPGATVVQLRNYRIVIAKPPFADRIEITAVRPITKLSIEDYNLPEKLLERLTDKAEGILIAGAPGEGKTTFAQALAEYYASMGKIVKTMEKPRDLQVSEEITQYTALGGRMEKTGDVLLLVRPDYTIFDEMRKTSDFKIYADLRLAGVGMIGVVHATKPIDAIQRFIGRVELGMIPQIVDTVIFIKAGNVDKVLTLEYKVKVPSGMTEEDLARPVIEVRDFMTDELEYEIYTYGEEISVVPVKKKEKPPAMKLAEKKLKQEIKKFLPDVYTEVELASPHKAIIYADEFDIPTIIGKKGKRISEIEKKLGISIDVRSFDEKLAEMPKEKIPVEAEEKKKQIILKVSPDFAKKPLKFFAGEQYIFTATPSRKGLVKVNKNTPIGKELTRVLDAGIELWASL, encoded by the coding sequence AAAAGGTTAAGGTGATTATTCCCGAAGCGGTTGTTGCTGAGATTGAGCATCAGGCGAATGAGGGCAAGGCTATAGGGCACACTGGGTTGGAGGAGTTAAAAAAACTTAGAAAACTTGCCGATGAAGATAAGATCCTTTTAGAATTCTACGGTGAAAGGCCAGATCTATGGCAAATTAGAAGGGCAAAAGCTGGGGAAATTGACCACATGATAAGGGAAGTTGCCAGAGAGCTTAACGCAATCCTTATAACCGGTGATCAGGTGCAGAGGGACATCGCCATAGCCAAAGGCATCGAGGTAATCTATCTCGAAAGCAGAAAAGAGGTTAAGCACAGACTTGAGGACTTTTTTGATGAGCATACAATGAGCGTTCACCTTAAAGCCGGCGTAAAGCCACTGGCAAAGAAAGGAAAACCCGGTCAATGGAGGCTTGTTCCCATAAGGGATGAGGAGCTTACGGATGAGGAGCTTGAGGAGATAGCGGATGACATAGTCGAGAGGGCTAAGAGAGATCCGGAGTCGTTTATAGAGCTTGATGAACCCGGGGCCACTGTTGTTCAGCTGAGGAACTATCGTATAGTCATAGCAAAGCCCCCGTTTGCCGATAGAATAGAGATTACCGCTGTAAGACCGATAACCAAATTGAGCATAGAGGACTACAACCTCCCGGAAAAACTCTTAGAGCGTTTAACCGACAAAGCCGAGGGAATACTTATAGCCGGTGCGCCCGGAGAAGGGAAGACAACTTTTGCACAGGCTTTAGCTGAGTACTATGCCTCCATGGGTAAGATAGTTAAGACAATGGAAAAACCCAGAGACCTTCAGGTTAGTGAAGAGATAACCCAGTATACGGCACTTGGGGGAAGAATGGAAAAAACCGGGGATGTGCTCTTACTGGTCAGGCCGGACTACACCATATTCGACGAGATGAGGAAGACGAGTGACTTCAAGATCTATGCTGATTTAAGGCTCGCTGGAGTTGGCATGATAGGCGTTGTCCACGCTACAAAGCCCATAGACGCTATCCAGAGATTTATTGGAAGGGTGGAGCTCGGAATGATTCCGCAAATAGTTGATACAGTGATATTCATAAAAGCTGGGAATGTTGATAAAGTGCTGACTCTGGAGTATAAGGTTAAGGTGCCGAGTGGAATGACAGAGGAGGATTTAGCGAGACCTGTTATAGAGGTCAGGGACTTCATGACGGATGAACTTGAATACGAGATTTATACCTATGGAGAGGAGATAAGCGTTGTTCCAGTAAAGAAAAAAGAGAAGCCACCGGCAATGAAACTCGCGGAGAAAAAGCTCAAACAGGAGATCAAGAAGTTCCTCCCCGACGTTTACACCGAAGTTGAGCTTGCAAGTCCGCACAAGGCTATAATATACGCGGATGAATTTGATATCCCGACAATAATAGGGAAGAAGGGCAAGAGAATAAGCGAAATAGAGAAAAAGCTTGGCATAAGTATAGATGTGAGGAGCTTTGATGAAAAACTTGCAGAAATGCCCAAGGAAAAGATACCCGTTGAGGCAGAAGAAAAGAAAAAGCAAATAATCCTTAAAGTTTCACCCGATTTTGCTAAGAAACCCCTTAAGTTCTTTGCAGGCGAGCAGTACATATTCACCGCAACGCCTTCAAGAAAGGGGCTTGTTAAGGTTAACAAAAACACCCCGATAGGTAAGGAGCTCACGAGGGTGCTGGATGCAGGAATTGAGCTCTGGGCTTCTCTTTAA